A genome region from Bombus pyrosoma isolate SC7728 linkage group LG14, ASM1482585v1, whole genome shotgun sequence includes the following:
- the LOC122574730 gene encoding probable chitinase 2, with protein MKVCVFLSLLAILLLSSNGILAQSGPKHNKVVTCYVASWAIYRRGNGTFDILNIEPELCTHLIYTFAGLDSTTWNIKSLDPYLDVTKENYKKMTALRQQYPHLNILLSIGGYNEGSKKYSDLVSSPIRRSTFVRSVVDFLRAYNFTGLDISWEYPGSRGGNVLDKLNFVRLLKELKEAFQESNYLLTAALGVGRDTIDAGYDIPELSKYLDYMHLMAYDYHGSWDRKVLPNSPLRAGDNLDVVDTINYYLSRGAAANKLVLGLPSYGRTFVLMNALNSPEKSPMNQTIVGNGFQGPYTLQDGFMGYNEICEELVNYGSSWVHGWDYGSATPYIVDEEFVIVYDNPKSLKEKIEYAMSLNLAGVMVWSIDTDDFGGRCASLQNSLDPTNSRYPLLRSINVVLSEKN; from the exons ATGAAGGTGTGCGTGTTCCTATCTCTACTTGCAATATTGCTCCTCAGTAGCAATGGTATTCTAG cTCAATCAGGACCTAAGCATAATAAGGTAGTAACTTGTTATGTCGCTTCCTGGGCCATTTACAGACGTGGCAATGGAACGTTTGATATTCTTAATATCGAACCAGAACTTTGCACACACCTCATATATACATTCGCCGGGCTGGACAGCACGACATGGAACATTAAGAGCCTCGATCCTTACTTAGATGTTACCAAGG agaattataaaaaaatgacCGCACTTCGTCAACAGTATCcacatttaaacattttactaTCAATTGGAGGATATAACGAGGGTAGTAAAAAATACTCTGATCTTGTTTCATCGCCTATACGAAGATCTACGTTCGTTAGGAGTGTAGTAGACTTCCTTAG GGCATACAATTTTACTGGTTTAGACATAAGTTGGGAGTATCCTGGATCACGCGGTGGTAATGTACTAGACAAACTAAATTTTGTCAGGCTTCTGAAG GAATTGAAAGAAGCATTCCAAGAGTCGAACTATCTATTAACAGCAGCTTTAGGTGTCGGTCGAGACACCATCGATGCAGGATACGACATTCCCGAACTTTCGAAATATCTCGACTATATGCATTTAATGGCCTACGATTATCATGGATCATGGGATAGAAAAGTGCTGCCGAATTCACCATTAAGAGCTGGAGATAATCTGGACGTG gTGGATACAATCAATTATTACTTAAGTAGAGGTGCAGCAGCAAATAAACTAGTATTAGGCTTGCCTTCGTATGGCAGAACTTTTGTATTGATGAACGCATTAAATTCCCCTGAAAAAAGTCCAATGAATCAAACGATCGTCGGAAACGGGTTTCAAGGGCCTTACACTCTCCAAGATGGTTTTATGGGATACAATGAA ATTTGTGAAGAATTAGTGAATTATGGAAGTTCTTGGGTACATGGCTGGGATTATGGTAGCGCTACACCTTACATCGTTGACGAGGAATTCGTTATAGTATATGATAACCCCAAgagtttaaaagaaaag ATCGAATATGCGATGAGCTTAAATTTGGCTGGTGTAATGGTTTGGAGCATCGATACCGACGACTTCGGTGGAAGATGCGCATCTCTGCAAAACTCTCTAGATCCAACAAATAGCAGATACCCTTTACTAAGATCGATTAACGTGGTTCTATCTGAAAAAAATTAG